From Theileria annulata chromosome 1, complete sequence, *** SEQUENCING IN PROGRESS ***, one genomic window encodes:
- a CDS encoding Jumonji family zinc finger protein, putative, which produces MALTQKPKSPLLRSSLDNISISQGSLLSFPPETNKTLDSNLIYTTSGSRRSLRKIKKPNFFKITHDHRPDPELQAALKRSKIDTSNQDIDYSSITPVPVVYATKEEFSNPIKLWNKYTSLGEEFGAIKVIPPEDYTTRMPIDLDNFRFKVRQQRIQLLSNGTGFSHPSELWNCEKMVKYDNFLKNQIMGSDDPSLESVEKEYWTMVRNADPRVTSFYGADLNVFSPNSNVKDNLLMKCETKDPWNLCNLPKCDGSLLKYINNVVPGVNSPWLYIGMIFTSFCWHTEDNYFGSVNFHHSGAPKVWYLVPPKKAPKMESILKNYSSLEGEEFALYGLRVQIPPDVLISNGVTLYRLVQKVNEFVMVWPRTFHCGFNAGFNCNEACNIAPGNWIKMGYKSLVNYKYARKTCIPFFRIILSSIPNVMELDATHIKSIVECLSLLISEEFQLRSRISYPKYQMFFDPEVVRNLKDLNNYLSYIDRTDFDLEMFIESMYKSYTNNNYKFLLSCKEMASFCIKDCDLCDTPTFGSAVLCNHINTIVCISCLNYHECDCKTRVVLYRYPLYTLYNIILILKRVYFSMTGLNLKLDPEYNTPKEELLIKLDSSSSFSFNNFQESNHSDVPADENLKYKCNKIGLIRQNFEDITQVCRKLTNARMKGRKKKLDKIVIINGDSFEDSQAPVPPDPLEYVTKLSLKYTILALEEDTSESQV; this is translated from the exons ATGGCTCTGACCCAGAAGCCAAAATCGCCCTTGCTGCGATCAAGTCTTGATAACATTTCAATTTCGCAAGGATCTTTGCTATCTTTTCCTCCAGAAACAAACAAAACCCTGGATTCCAACCTAATATACACTACATCTGGAAGTAGGCGCAGCCTAAGGAAAATTAAGAAACCGaacttttttaaaataacacATGACCATCGACCAGATCCAGAGCTTCAGGCAGCATTGAAAAGAAGTAAAATA GACACTTCCAATCAGGACATTGACTATTCTTCCATTACCCCCGTCCCAGTTGTGTATGCCACGAAGGAAGAATTTTCAAATCCCATCAAACTCTGGAATAAATATACCAGTTTAG GAGAGGAATTTGGAGCCATTAAGGTAATCCCGCCTGAAGACTACACCACCAGAATGCCCATCGACCTCGACAATTTTCGCTTCAAAGTCCGACAACAACGCATACAATTGCTTTCTAACGGAACG GGGTTTTCACACCCTTCTGAGCTTTGGAACTGTGAGAAGATGGTAAAGTACGACAATTTTCTCAAGAATCAGATCATGGGCTCCGACGATCCGTCTCTCGAATCTGTGGAGAAGGAATACTGGACAATGGTCAGAAACGCAGATCCAAGAG TCACATCTTTCTATGGAGCGGACCTCAACGTCTTTTCTCCCAATTCTAATGTGaaagataatttattaatgaagtGTGAGACGAAAGATCCCTGGAATCTCTGCAATTTACCAAAGTGTGATGGGTCACTGCTCAAGTACATCAACAACGTCGTACCAGGCGTGAATAGCCCCTGGCTCTATATAG GCATGATTTTCACCTCGTTCTGCTGGCACACAGAAGATAATTACTTCGGTTCCGTGAATTTCCATCACAGTGGTGCTCCAAAGGTATGGTACCTCGTGCCTCCCAAAAAAGCGCCCAAAATGGAGtccattttaaaaaactaCTCTTCACTTGAGGGAGAAGAATTCGCTTTGTATGGCCTGAGGGTTCAAATCCCGCCAGACGTTCTTATTTCCAACGGAGTCACGCTTTACAGATTAGTTCAGAAAGTAAACGAGTTTGTAATGGTTTGGCCCAGAACTTTTCATTGCGGGTTTAATGCAGG ATTTAACTGCAATGAAGCATGTAACATAGCACCAGGAAATTGGATCAAGATGGGATACAAGTCACTAGTAAACTACAAATATGCTAGGAAGACTTGTATACCTTTCTTTAGAATCATACTATCATCAATTCCTAA TGTAATGGAACTTGATGCTACGCATATAAAGAGTATAGTCGAATGTTTGAGTCTTCTAATATCTGAAG AATTCCAACTAAGGTCGAGGATATCGTACCCGAAGTATCAAATGTTTTTCGATCCTGAAGTTGTTAGAAATCTAAAagatttaaacaattatcTTTCATATATTGATCGAACAG ATTTTGACTTGGAGATGTTTATAGAATCAATGTATAAATCCTATACTAACAATAACTACAAATTCCTTTTATCGTGTAAAGAAATGGCAAGCTTTTGTATTAAAGATTGTGATTTGTGTGACACTCCGACCTTTGGAA GTGCTGTTCTCTGTAATCATATTAACACCATCGTTTGTATATCTTGTTTAAACTACCACGAATGTGATTGTAAAACGAGAGTTGTACTTTATAGATACCCTTTATACACTCTGtacaatataatattaattctaaaaaGGGTCTACTTTTCTATG ACTGGCCTTAATTTGAAGCTAGATCCTGAGTACAACACACCTAAAGAAGAATTGCTGATCAAGCTCGACTCTAGTTCTTCCTTTAGCTTTAATAATTTCCAAGAATCTAATCACTCGGACGTTCCCGCTGATGAGAACCTCAAGTACAAATGTAACAAGATCGGCCTCATTAGGCAGAACTTCGAGGACATAACCCAAGTTTGCAGGAAGCTGACAAATGCCAGAATGAAGGGCAGGAAGAAGAAACTGGATAAAATTGTCATAATCAATGG
- a CDS encoding uncharacterized protein (GPI-Anchor Signal predicted for TA19915 by DGPI v2.04, no cleavage site predicted), translating into MLTNNLELTEVVLSIYVHRCGINDGGTKYTIKLYLFCTFATCCQDSKFKHENSFKIPLKLHTKNRYNSMKLILFYFSQNLPIKRDLNIMPMPFNCTYFAFTKIIENHSIFICFIKLFPFF; encoded by the exons atgTTAACTAACAA TCTAGAATTAACAGAGGTCGTCTTGTCTATTTATGTACATAGGTGTGGAATTAATGACGGTGGGACaaaatatactataaaattatatctat TCTGCACCTTCGCGACATGTTGTCAAGATTCCAAGTTTAAACATGAAAATTCCTTTAAAATacctttaaaattacatacAAAAAACAGATATAACTCtatgaaattaattctattttatttctCCCAAAACCTTCCTATTAAGCGCGATCTCAATATTATGCCTATGCCTTTCAACTGTACTTATTTTGCATTcactaaaataattgaaaatcattctatttttatttgttttattaagTTATTTCCCttcttttaa
- a CDS encoding acyl-coa-binding protein, putative → MCDESFDSAVKYVAETTTMKATDEQKLLFYKYFKQATVGDCNTSKPGFMDFKGKAKWESWNSAKGMSKEEAKRSYVELLTKLEPNWKSS, encoded by the coding sequence atgtgtgATGAATCCTTTGATTCGGCTGTTAAGTATGTCGCTGAAACAACTACTATGAAGGCAACTGACGAACAAAAGCTCTTGTTTTACAAATACTTTAAACAGGCCACCGTTGGAGATTGTAACACATCAAAGCCTGGATTTATGGATTTTAAGGGCAAAGCTAAATGGGAAAGCTGGAATTCCGCAAAGGGCATGAGTAAGGAGGAAGCAAAAAGGTCATATGTGGAATTATTGACTAAACTAGAACCAAACTGGAAATCAtcataa
- a CDS encoding 50s ribosomal protein l33, putative (Apicoplast targetting peptide predicted by the PlasmoAP tool;~Signal peptide predicted for TA19905 by SignalP 2.0 HMM (Signal peptide probability 0.998, signal anchor probability 0.000) with cleavage site probability 0.664 between residues 18 and 19), translating to MNFVFTLLLILAINLCKTWILHNPLILNSYYFNSRGVGQLFSKKKVGRVLVTLECSISRKLGVPPSRYYTTKNKVNTPQRLELMKYNKYLRKHTLHKEIR from the exons ATGAATTTTGTATTCACACTTTTACTAATTCTTGCCATAAACCTATGTAAAACTTGGATTCTTCACAACccattaattttaaacagCTATTATTTCAACTCCAGAG GTGTCGGACAATTGTTTAGCAAAAAGAAGGTTGGCCGGGTGTTGGTAACTCTCGAATGTAGTATATCACGCAAACTTGGTGTTCCTCCTTCTAGATATTACACAACTAAGAATAAAGTCAATACACCTCAGAGGCTTGAATTAATGAAGTACAACAAATACTTAAGGAAGCACACACTTCACAAAGAAATACGTTAA
- a CDS encoding ABC1 family protein, putative, with protein MASSRNKLISQLSLYRKHNLNYLDRKFDHYVNSRPLDDLNSLPVYLNTILPFYLNSIPQLVTTLLKPSTPTDNLKDDYKSTTSEDMDASNYDVESKLASLDKTRSTNKSSPNRQSKSNYSTTKYNFGKINYDQKCFNSTRAVRKMKENTLPTDRFSRAATLAGLIFNVASATTKDAIRRYMRGEYVDVLTNSLSNDNVIKLVVECLCKMRGTALKFGQLLSLQSDILPEKFRQALISSRHEADIMTKSQVDKILSREFGENWMDNFSEFDYQPMASASLGQAHKAKLKDGKEVAVKVQFPGILDSIDSDIENLVWICTYTKLVPDSFFIREYSRELKKEVIAECDYLNEAKFYEIFRKLNLEGFYVPKVIRELTTKKVITTEYVHGKPLEDLTALSQETRNSVGRRILKLALSEIFVFELMNTDPNPSNYLYNEETDLIGLVDFGSCRIYHRKFVKPYLELVLATLRDDLDEILRLSVEVGFLHPQETQMVINAHLDSVRASADPFKHDVEYDFKNSKTFSTCIERSNIIFNHRKKPPAPEIYSLHRKLAGAFLICKIISAKFNSKKVFGEVMEMTNL; from the exons ATGGCCTCATCTAgaaataaactaatatcTCAACTGAGCTTGTATAGAAAACATAATTTGAACTATTTGGATAGAAAATTCGACCATTATGTTAATTCCAGACCACTTgatgatttaaattcacTCCCAGTTTACTTAAATACAATCCTTCCCTTTTATTTGAACTCAATTCCTCAACTAGTTACAACACTTTTAAAGCCTAGTACTCCCAcagataatttaaaagatgATTATAAGTCCACAACCTCAGAGGACATGGATGCCTCCAATTACGACGTGGAGAGTAAGTTGGCCAGTTTGGACAAAACACGAAGCACAAATAAAAGCTCTCCAAATCGACAGTCGAAATCGAATTATTCCACAACgaaatataattttggtaaaataaattatgatcaaaaatgttttaataGCACAAGAGcag TCAGGAAAATGAAAGAAAATACTCTCCCAACTGACCGCTTTAGCAGAGCTGCAACACTTGCAG GATTGATATTTAACGTAGCATCAGCGACCACAAAAGATGCAATAAGAAGGTACATGAGG GGTGAATACGTAGACGTATTAACTAACTCCCTTTCAAACGATAATGTTATAAAACTTGTAGTTGAATGTTTGTGTAAAATGAGAG GAACTGCACTAAAATTCGGACAATTATTAAGCCTGCAATCTGATATCTTGCCGGAAAAGTTCAGACAAGCCCTGATAAGTTCACGACATGAAGCAGATATAATGACAAAATCACAAGTTGACAag atcCTGTCGAGAGAATTTGGAGAAAATTGGATGGATAACTTTTCAGAATTTGACTACCAGCCCATGGCAAGCGCATCGTTGGGCCAA GCCCATAAAGCAAAGTTAAAGGATGGAAAGGAAGTGGCTGTGAAAGTTCAGTTCCCAGGGATCCTAGATTCTATCGATAGTGATATTGAAAACCTAGTCTGGATCTGCACATATACAAAACTAGTTCCAGATAGTTTCTTTATAAGAGAGTACTCCAGAGAGTTGAAAAAAGAAGTAATAGCAGAATGTGACTACTTGAACGAGGCGaaattttatgaaataTTCAGAAAACTGAACCTTGAAGGGTTCTACGTACCAAAGGTTATTAGAGAACTGACAACCAAAAAAGTAATTACAACTGAATACGTTCACGGG aaacCACTAGAAGATTTGACTGCCCTGAGTCAGGAGACCCGAAATTCAGTAGGAAGGAGAATCTTAAAGTTGGCATTATCAGAAATTTTCGTCTTCGAACTAATGAACACA GATCCTAACCCAAGCAATTATCTGTACAACGAGGAAACAGATCTAATAGGACTTGTGGATTTTGGTTCAT gCAGAATTTATCACAGGAAGTTTGTTAAACCTTACCTCGAACTGGTGCTCGCGACACTGAGAgat GACCTTGATGAAATTTTAAGACTCTCAGTTGAAGTTGGGTTTCTCCACCCTCAAGAAACCCAGATGGTTATTAATGCACATCTGGATTCAGTTCGAGCCTCAG CTGATCCTTTCAAACATGACGTTGAGTATGATTTTAAGAATAGTAAAACCTTTTCCACG TGCATCGAAAGGTCCAACATCATTTTCAATCACAGGAAAAAGCCGCCGGCACCAGAAATATACTCACTACATCGCAAGTTGGCAGGCGCCTTTCtaatatgtaaaataatctCAGCAAAGTTTAACTCCAAGAAGGTGTTTGGAGAGGTAATGGAAATGacaaatttatag
- a CDS encoding protein phosphatase 2c, putative, with translation MSKLFLKALGLSDKTLSQSVLNLLQNVNTATIELGISSIHYLLIYDGFVLVDHYGDKGVRKTMEDECIVCGSLRSKFPEVPEEYDFGICGLFDGHGGRKTVVFVKENLLSEIASQLVSHSNMKKDSGSEEEFEIIFKKSVNDACRRLDSRIANEVQGCTDGCTALVLFFAKKTVYILNLGDSASYLCKKVDSILHSIPLNDIHKPWSQREKARIQHYQGTIEGGRVNGLLEVTRSFGDLQLKKYGVLCVGTFRKVDLDFSKDELIILACDGFWGLFDPIDACRKTLDMIVKEEMRASITPHLPFPQLKKVCKDLVDVAINVRRSQDNVTVMVLRFKKKN, from the exons atgtctaaattgtttttaaaGGCTCTCGGCCTTTCTGATAAAACCTTATCGCAATCAGTGTTAAATCTGTTACAAAATGTCAATACCGCTACCATAGAATTAGGTATTTCTTCTATTCactatttattaattt ATGACGGGTTTGTTTTAGTCGACCACTATGGAGATAAAGGAGTTCGGAAAACGATGGAAGATGAGTGCATAGTTTGTGGTTCTTTGAGGTCAAAATTCCCAGAAGTGCCTGAAGAATACGATTTCGG AATTTGTGGCTTATTCGATGGTCACGGTGGTAGGAAAACTGTCGTTTTCGTTAAGGAAAATCTTCTAAGTGAGATTGCATCTCAGTTGGTTTCACATTCTAACATGAAGAAGGATTCTGGTAGTGAAGaggaatttgaaattatctTTAAAAAGTCGGTCAACGATGCTTGCCGTCGTTTAGATTCTAGGATTGCTAATGAGGTTCAAGGTTGTACTGATGGTTGCACCGCtcttgttttattttttgcAAAGAAAAcagtttatattttaaatttgggTGATTCTGCTTCATACCTTTGCAAAAAAGTTGATAGCATCCTTCACT CAATACCCCTAAATGACATTCACAAACCATGGTCTCAACGTGAGAAGGCTAGAATTCAGCACTACCAGGGCACTATCGAGGGTGGTAGGGTAAACGGACTTCTTGAAGTTACTCGCTCCTTTGGAGACTTACA GCTTAAAAAATATGGAGTTTTATGTGTTGGGACTTTCCGTAAGGTGGATCTTGATTTCTCCAAGGACGAGCTCATTATACTCGCTTGTGACGGGTTTTGGGGTCTCTTTGACCCTATCGACGCTTGCAGGAAGACTCTTGACATGATTGTGaag GAGGAGATGAGGGCTTCTATAACTCCTCACTTGCCATTTCCACAACTCAAGAAAGTCTGTAAGGATCTTGTGGATGTTGCCATAAACGTCAGGAGGTCTCAGGATAACGTGACTGTTATGGTTCtcagatttaaaaaaaagaattaa
- a CDS encoding Nifu-like protein, putative (Moderate Pfam hit to NifU-like domain;~Apicoplast targetting peptide predicted by the PlasmoAP tool;~Signal peptide predicted for TA19885 by SignalP 2.0 HMM (Signal peptide probability 0.971, signal anchor probability 0.000) with cleavage site probability 0.863 between residues 17 and 18), with the protein MYNLILFVFIILGGKYSLPWRLKSAHKLSYTIHKIRGKGFNLNSEPKDSSEYKPKDIEQTEYDEEGWLMDLNTKNVEDVFDLIRPQLSSDGGGINLCKIVDNEIYVKFTGSCVGCPYRSTTLKELIESNLVKFIKSPNENPITVKVVQEN; encoded by the exons atgtataatttaattttgtttgtttttataatattaggAGGTAAATATTCCCTACCATGGAGGCTAAAATCTGCCCATAAATTATCTTACACAATACATAAAATCAGGGGAAAGGGATTCAACTTGAACTCAGAACCTAAAGATTCCTCAGAATACAAGCCTAAAGATATTGAACAAACCGAATATGATGAAGAAGGATGGTTAATGGACCTGAACACAAAAAACGTTGAGGACGTTTTTGACCTGATTCGGCCTCAGTTATCTTCAGATGGAGGAGGaattaatttatgtaaaatagtTGACAATGAAATTTATGTTAAA TTCACTGGATCGTGTGTAGGATGCCCTTATAGGTCTACAACCCTGAAGGAACTTATAGAAAGTAACCtagttaaatttatcaaatcgCCAAATGAGAATCCAATAACTGTAAAAGTTGTTcaagaaaattaa